The DNA region GAGCTCGCCGCGCTCGTAGAGCAGCGCGGTGTCGAGCGAGAAGGCGGAGAAGGTGGTGTAGCCGCCGAGGATGCCGGTCATCAGGAACAGCCGCCAGGGCTGCGAGGCCTCGCCCTTGAAGGCGAGGTAGCCGGCGATCAGGCCCATCACGGTCGAGCCCGTGATGTTGATGATGAAGGTGCCCCAGGGAAACGCGGTGCCAAACGCCCGCGCGCAGATGTTGTTGATCAGCAGGCGCAGGCTCGCGCCGAGACCGCCGCCGACGAAGACGAGGAGATAGCTTGTGAGTTGCCCCATTGGGGCTTTGTGCCGCATGGCCGCGGCGCTCGCAAGGAAACAAAAAGGGCAGCAGACGGAGCTGCTGCCCTTATGAATCTTTTTGCCGGAGTGCGATCAGCCGGCCTTGCCGAACAGCTCGTCGACATAATCCCAGTTGACCAGGCTGTCGACGAACGCCTTGAGATAATCCGGACGACGGTTGCGGTAGTCGATGTAGTAGGAGTGCTCCCAAACGTCGACGCCGAGGATCGGCACCGCGCCGTGCACCAGCGGGTTCTCGCCGTTCGGGGTCTTGGCGATCTCGAGCTTGCCGCCCTTGATCTGGAGCCAGGCCCAGCCGGAGCCGAACTGGCCGACGCCGGCGGCGGCGAAGTCGGTCTTGAACTTCTCGAAGCCGCCGAGATCCTCGTTGATCTTCTTTTCCAGACGGCCGGGCAGCTTGCTGCCGCCGCCATTCGGCTTCATCCACTTCCAGAAGTGGAGGTGGTTGTAATGCTGGCCGGCATTGTTGAAGACGGCGGCGTTCTTGCCGAACGAGCCTTTCACGATCTCCTCGAGGGACTTGCCTTCGAATTCGGTCCCCTTGATCGCGTTGTTGCCGTTGGTGACGTAGGCCTGGTGATGCTTGTCGTGGTGAAACTCCAGCGTTTCCTTAGACATGTAGGGCGCAAGGGCGTCATGGGCGTAGGGCAGATCGGGTAGCGTGAAGGTCATGGGGTAATGTCCAACAGAGGGTGGGAGACTACACTTAACGGGTCCCCCTTATAGAAGGTTCCACGGCGGAGAAACACCGCATTTTCGGATCGCGTATGACAGACCGGCAGGACTGAGGACGGACAGAATGAGCATCGAAATCGACATCCTCAACGGCGATGCGTCATGGCAGCAGGCCGAGCCGCTGCATCGGGCGGTATGGCCCCGCGATGTCACCGCAAGGCAGCCGTGGGCGCACATCGAATGGGCCAATGCCGATCTGCGCGTACTGATCGACGCGCCCGATGGCAGCGGACTGGCGTGCCATGTCGGTATCTACTTCCGGACCGTCATCTGGAACGGCCACAAGGTGCATATCGGCGGCATCGGCGGGGTCTCGACCCGCACGGATTGCCGCAAGCGCGGCTATGCCAGCCTGGCGATCGACGCGGCCATCCACACCATGCGCGCCAACGAAGCAGTGAAATTTGCTCTGCTGGTCTGCGAGCCGCATAATTTCGCCTTCTACGAGGCGCGCGGCTGGCATGCTTTCACCGGCGAGATGTTTTGCGCGCAACCCTCCGGGCAGATCCGCTTCGAGGCGATGGCGCCCTTCGTCTACGACATCGTCCGCGCGCCGCGCCAGGGCAAGATCGACCTATGCGGCCTGCCGTGGTGATCATGCACCGGCGGGGGTGGCTTGCGGTGGGCTGGCACCGTAACATGTTGGGCATCATTTATTGATTGCGGGCTTGATCCATTGACGTCGAATTGCAGCCGCATCAGCAGTGCGCTCCCTCTCCCGCTTGCGGGGGAGGCGAAGCAAGAGTTCGCACCACATGACCATTGAAGCTGCGATCGACGATGTCCGTCCCGCCGCGACCGCGCCGACCGCGCAGGTCGATGCGCTGCTGACGGCGCCGATCCTGCCGACGCTGCTCAAGCTGGCGCTGCCCAACACCATCGCAATGTTCGGCTCGACATTGGTCGCGGTCGCCGAGACCTCCTATATCGGCCGGCTCGGCACCGAGCCGCTGGCCGGCATCGCGCTGGTGTTTCCGTTCGCGATGCTGACCCAGATGATGTCGGCCGGCGCGATGGGCGGCGGCGTGTCGTCAGCAATCAGCCGTGCGCTCGGCGCCGGCGACCGCGACCGCGCCGCCGATCTGGCGCTGCATGCGGCGATCATCGGCGCCTGCGCCGGATTGTTCTTCACCGTCATGATGCTCGGCTTCGGGCACGTCTTTTATGCACTGCTCGGCGGACGCGGCGGCGTGCTCGAGCAATCCCTGCATTATTCGCAGGTGCTGTTCTCCGGCGCGGTCTCGATCTGGCTGGTCAACACGCTCGCCTCCGTGGTGCGCGGCACCGGCGACATGCGAATCCCCTCGCTGACGCTGATCACGGTCTCGATCGTCCAGGTCGCGGTCGGCGGCGCGCTCGGCCTCGGCCTGTTCGGCGCACCGCAGCTCGGCATGCGCGGCGTCGCCTCCGGCCAGCTCACCGCCTATACGCTGGGCGCGATTTTCCTCGCCTGGTATCTCGCCAGCGGCCGCAGCCGCCTGACGCTGGATTTCTCCGCCTTCCGTTTCCAGCGCGCGATGTTGCTCGACATCCTCAAAGTGGGCGCGATCTCCTGCCTGTCGCCGCTGCAGAGCGTGCTGACGATCCTGATCTTCACAAAAATCCTCGCTGGCTTCGGCACCGAGACGCTGGCCGGCTACGGCATGGGCTCGCGGCTGGAATTTCTGCTGATCCCGATCGCCTTCGCGGTCGGCGTCGCCTCGGTGCCGATGGTCGGCATGGCCGTTGGCGCCGGTCTCGTGGCGCGGGCGCGCAAGGTGGCGTGGACTGCCGGCACCGTCGCCGGGCTCGCGGTCGGGCTGGTCGGGCTCGTGGTCGCGCTGAAGCCTGTGCTGTGGATCGCGCTGTTCACCCGCGATCCCGGCGTGACCGCGGCGGCCTCGTCCTATTTCGCATTGGCCGGCCCCGCCTTCGGCTTCTTCGGCGTCGGCGTCTGCCTTTACTTCTCGTCGCAAGGCGCGGCCAAGGTCGGCGGCCCGGTGCTGGCCGGCACCATCCGCCTTGCGGTGGTCGGCATCGGCGGCTTATGGCTCGCCGCCGCGGGCGCGCCAGCCTGGACGCTGTTCGCGCTGGTCGGCGGTGCCATGGTGGCGTTCGGTCTCGCCACGATCATCTCGGTTCGGCTGACCCGTTGGGGCTAGCATGATCCGGAAAAGTGCGAAGCGGTTTTCCGAAAATGATCATGCTTAAACAACCGAGGCGCGACAAGGCGTCGCGCACCGGATCGTTGCCGGGACGTGACCTGTCCGGTTACTTGCAGCAAAATTTTCGAATCGCGCGCGCCTGATCGCGAGAATATGACATTGCGGACGCCGTTCGGCTTGATATGCAGGCCGACCTCCTGGGGAAGACATCATGGCCTGCAGATCTGGATTTCTGATCGCAATCATTGCTGCGTTACTCGCTATGCCTCACGTGCACGCGCAAGGCGCGCCTGAGCCGACCGGCGTCTGGCAGACCCAGACCGGCGATGCGCGCGTCAGGATCACGAAATGCGGCGGCGGCATCTGCGGCGTGATCGTGTCGTTGCGCGAGCCGATCGACCCTGCGACCGGCAAACCGCAGGTCGACAACAAGAACCCCAATCCGGCGCTGGCCAACCGGCCGATGATCGGGCTGCCGCTGTTTTCAGGCATGCATCCGGCCGCCGCCGGCAAATGGTCGGGCCAGATCTACAACGCCGATGACGGCGGCACCTACGCCAGCAGCATCACGCTCACCGGCGACAGCTCGCTGCGCGTCGAAGGCTGCGTCGGCGCGCTGTGCGGTGGCGAGACCTGGACGCGGGTGGGACGGTAAGACCTTTCTATCCTCCCCGCTGCGGGCGCGCGGAGAACCCCCTCACCCGGAACGCATCTGCGATGCGTTCCGACCTCTCCCCGCAAGCGGGGCGAGGTGAAGAAAGCAACTACACCGCCCGCGTCTTCAACACCGTCGCCGCCGAGGCGTAACCACCCCGCGCGCCGTCGATGAAATGGACGTGATCGGCGCGCATCACCGAGGGCGTGAAGCAGGTCATCATCGCCGCATCCTGCTCGTGCAGGCCGTAACGCACGATGCCCTGCGCCGCAGCGGCCGCCAGCCGCTGCTCGAGTTCGGCGGCGAGCTCGCTCGTGCAATCCAGGATCATGCGCAGGCCGTCGTCGAACTTGCGGAAGTCCGAGTTCTCGACGAGCTGCCGCACATAGGTCTTTGGCACGAATTTGCCGATCGGGATGTTGAACCGCATCAAGGTGTAGGCCCACAGCGTGAATCCGAGCACCGCGGCGCGCCGCAGCGCCAGCGAACCGCCGCGCCGCGCGCGTGCCTCGAACTCCATGCCCTGCGGCGGCCAGCGCAATGGCGGGCCGTCTGCGGGGACCGGGCGCCCGGCCTCCGGGCTTTTCTCGACCAGCGCGACGACGTCCTCGATCGCCTTGCGGAAGGCTTGCGGGTCGGCGCCCGCGGCCGGCATCACCAGCACCGAGAGGATGACGCCGCGCGCGGACGGCATCACCTCGAAACGGCAGGACAGGCCGGACAAATCGGGCTGCGTGCCCTCGGGCGCGGGATCGACGGCAAATTCGCCGCGCTTCATCGCGGCGTCGGCATAAGCGAGCCCGCCGCCGGAGAACATCGCATAGGACAAATTGGCCGACGGCCCGAAGCGCGCGACGCGCACGTCGGCGCCGGCGTCGCGGATCGCCTTGACCGGCAGCAGCGCCACCCGCATCTCGAGGTCGAGGTCGGCGCGCACCCAGCGCGCAGTCGCCGCCAGCGCTTCGCGCGTTCTGTCCAGGTCGGCGGGCGCGAGCGCAAAGCTCGCGCCGTCGCCGCCGAACACGAAGGGGAAT from Bradyrhizobium genosp. L includes:
- a CDS encoding GNAT family N-acetyltransferase, with protein sequence MSIEIDILNGDASWQQAEPLHRAVWPRDVTARQPWAHIEWANADLRVLIDAPDGSGLACHVGIYFRTVIWNGHKVHIGGIGGVSTRTDCRKRGYASLAIDAAIHTMRANEAVKFALLVCEPHNFAFYEARGWHAFTGEMFCAQPSGQIRFEAMAPFVYDIVRAPRQGKIDLCGLPW
- a CDS encoding MATE family efflux transporter, which gives rise to MTIEAAIDDVRPAATAPTAQVDALLTAPILPTLLKLALPNTIAMFGSTLVAVAETSYIGRLGTEPLAGIALVFPFAMLTQMMSAGAMGGGVSSAISRALGAGDRDRAADLALHAAIIGACAGLFFTVMMLGFGHVFYALLGGRGGVLEQSLHYSQVLFSGAVSIWLVNTLASVVRGTGDMRIPSLTLITVSIVQVAVGGALGLGLFGAPQLGMRGVASGQLTAYTLGAIFLAWYLASGRSRLTLDFSAFRFQRAMLLDILKVGAISCLSPLQSVLTILIFTKILAGFGTETLAGYGMGSRLEFLLIPIAFAVGVASVPMVGMAVGAGLVARARKVAWTAGTVAGLAVGLVGLVVALKPVLWIALFTRDPGVTAAASSYFALAGPAFGFFGVGVCLYFSSQGAAKVGGPVLAGTIRLAVVGIGGLWLAAAGAPAWTLFALVGGAMVAFGLATIISVRLTRWG
- the crcB gene encoding fluoride efflux transporter CrcB, with translation MGQLTSYLLVFVGGGLGASLRLLINNICARAFGTAFPWGTFIINITGSTVMGLIAGYLAFKGEASQPWRLFLMTGILGGYTTFSAFSLDTALLYERGELGLAVLYVLGSVALSVAGLFSGLAIVRSLS
- a CDS encoding DUF2147 domain-containing protein codes for the protein MACRSGFLIAIIAALLAMPHVHAQGAPEPTGVWQTQTGDARVRITKCGGGICGVIVSLREPIDPATGKPQVDNKNPNPALANRPMIGLPLFSGMHPAAAGKWSGQIYNADDGGTYASSITLTGDSSLRVEGCVGALCGGETWTRVGR
- a CDS encoding DUF3095 domain-containing protein — encoded protein: MAGGSEIFYGGIPVFRSFARLMDPALYAPLPDDWSVGVADIVESTKAIAAQRYKAVNMAGAAVVAAVTNALDGREFPFVFGGDGASFALAPADLDRTREALAATARWVRADLDLEMRVALLPVKAIRDAGADVRVARFGPSANLSYAMFSGGGLAYADAAMKRGEFAVDPAPEGTQPDLSGLSCRFEVMPSARGVILSVLVMPAAGADPQAFRKAIEDVVALVEKSPEAGRPVPADGPPLRWPPQGMEFEARARRGGSLALRRAAVLGFTLWAYTLMRFNIPIGKFVPKTYVRQLVENSDFRKFDDGLRMILDCTSELAAELEQRLAAAAAQGIVRYGLHEQDAAMMTCFTPSVMRADHVHFIDGARGGYASAATVLKTRAV
- a CDS encoding superoxide dismutase, producing MTFTLPDLPYAHDALAPYMSKETLEFHHDKHHQAYVTNGNNAIKGTEFEGKSLEEIVKGSFGKNAAVFNNAGQHYNHLHFWKWMKPNGGGSKLPGRLEKKINEDLGGFEKFKTDFAAAGVGQFGSGWAWLQIKGGKLEIAKTPNGENPLVHGAVPILGVDVWEHSYYIDYRNRRPDYLKAFVDSLVNWDYVDELFGKAG